In Pseudomonas hamedanensis, a single window of DNA contains:
- a CDS encoding NUDIX hydrolase — protein MFSPSFCPKCGGPDLGQQTPPGDTHERLMCRGCGYIHYVNPKIIAGCIIEQDGKYLLCQRAIPPRPGTWTLPAGFMESGETTEQAALREVWEESGVRADIVSPYSIFSVPKISEVYIIFRAIALEITGQFGPETLDYKFFAPEDIPWEQIYYPAIRQILERYIEERQAGVYGIYMGNDDSGKIHFMR, from the coding sequence ATGTTCAGCCCGAGCTTTTGCCCGAAATGCGGTGGCCCTGACCTCGGTCAGCAGACGCCGCCGGGCGATACGCACGAGCGCCTGATGTGCCGCGGCTGCGGCTATATCCACTACGTCAATCCGAAGATCATTGCCGGCTGCATCATCGAGCAGGACGGCAAATATCTGTTGTGCCAACGGGCGATCCCACCGCGCCCGGGCACCTGGACCCTGCCCGCCGGCTTCATGGAAAGCGGCGAGACCACCGAGCAGGCGGCATTGCGCGAAGTCTGGGAAGAAAGCGGCGTGCGCGCGGACATCGTCTCGCCGTATTCGATCTTCAGCGTGCCGAAGATCAGCGAGGTGTACATCATCTTCCGCGCGATCGCACTGGAGATCACCGGGCAGTTCGGTCCGGAAACGCTGGACTACAAGTTCTTCGCGCCTGAAGACATTCCGTGGGAGCAGATTTACTACCCGGCGATCCGGCAGATTCTCGAGCGCTACATCGAAGAGCGCCAGGCGGGGGTCTACGGGATTTACATGGGCAATGACGACAGCGGAAAAATCCATTTCATGCGCTGA
- the ribBA gene encoding bifunctional 3,4-dihydroxy-2-butanone-4-phosphate synthase/GTP cyclohydrolase II, with product MAFNSIEEIIEDYRLGKMVLLVDDEDRENEGDLLLAADRCTPEAISFMAREARGLICLTLTDEHCQRLGLEQMVPSNGSVFSTAFTVSIEAAVGVTTGISAADRACTVAAAVAPNARAEDLVQPGHIFPLRAKEGGVLTRAGHTEAGCDLARLAGFTPASVIVEVMNDDGTMARRPDLEQFARKHGIKIGTIADLIHYRLSTEHTIERIGERELPTVHGAFRLITFEDRIEGGVHMAMVMGDLRREEPTLVRVHVIDPLRDLVGAEYSGPTNWTLWAALQRVAAEGHGVVVVLANHESSQALLERVPQLTQPPRQFSRSQSRIYSEVGTGAQILQNLGVGKLRHLGPPLKYAGLTGYDLEVVESIPFTE from the coding sequence ATGGCCTTCAACAGCATCGAAGAAATCATCGAAGATTATCGCCTCGGCAAAATGGTTCTGCTGGTCGATGACGAAGACCGCGAGAACGAAGGCGACCTGCTGCTGGCCGCCGACCGCTGCACACCGGAGGCTATCAGTTTCATGGCTCGCGAAGCGCGCGGGTTGATCTGCCTGACGCTGACAGACGAACACTGCCAGCGTCTGGGCCTGGAACAGATGGTGCCGAGCAACGGCAGCGTGTTCAGCACCGCGTTCACCGTGTCGATTGAGGCGGCGGTTGGCGTGACCACCGGCATTTCCGCAGCGGACCGCGCTTGCACCGTTGCCGCCGCTGTCGCGCCGAATGCCCGCGCCGAAGACCTGGTGCAGCCCGGCCATATCTTCCCGCTGCGTGCCAAGGAAGGTGGCGTGCTGACCCGCGCCGGCCACACCGAGGCCGGTTGCGATCTGGCGCGCCTCGCCGGATTCACGCCGGCTTCGGTGATTGTCGAAGTGATGAACGACGACGGCACCATGGCCCGCCGCCCGGATCTGGAACAGTTCGCGCGCAAGCACGGGATCAAGATCGGCACCATCGCCGACCTGATCCACTATCGCCTCAGCACCGAACACACCATCGAGCGCATCGGTGAACGTGAACTGCCGACGGTGCACGGCGCCTTCCGCTTGATCACCTTTGAAGACCGCATCGAGGGCGGCGTGCACATGGCGATGGTCATGGGCGACCTGCGCCGTGAAGAACCCACGCTGGTGCGCGTGCATGTGATCGATCCGCTGCGCGATCTGGTCGGCGCCGAGTACAGCGGGCCGACGAACTGGACGTTATGGGCGGCGCTGCAACGGGTCGCAGCGGAAGGTCACGGGGTTGTGGTGGTGCTGGCCAATCATGAATCGTCGCAGGCATTGCTTGAACGTGTGCCGCAGTTGACCCAGCCGCCACGGCAGTTCAGTCGCTCGCAGTCGCGGATTTATTCGGAAGTGGGGACTGGGGCGCAGATTCTGCAGAACCTGGGGGTGGGCAAGCTGCGCCACCTCGGGCCGCCGCTGAAGTATGCGGGTTTGACCGGGTATGACCTTGAGGTGGTTGAAAGCATTCCTTTCACCGAGTAA
- a CDS encoding ABC transporter substrate-binding protein: protein MVLNKAATAILFAGLLSVTGQAAMAAESVNFVSWGGSTQDAQKQAWADPFSKASGITVVQDGPTDYGKLKAMVESGNVQWDVVDVEADFALRAAAEGLLEPLDFKVIQRDRIDPRFVSDHGVGSFFFSFVLGYNEGKLGANKPQDWSALFDTKTFPGKRALYKWPSPGVLELALLADGVAADKLYPLDLDRAFKKLDTIKKDIVWWGGGAQSQQLLASGEASMGQFWNGRVHALQEDGAPVGVSWKQNLVMADILVIPKGAKNKDAAMKFLANASSAKGQADFSNLTAYAPVNLDSVERLDSTLAPNLPTAYAKDQITLDFAYWAKNGPAIATRWNEWLVK, encoded by the coding sequence ATGGTGTTGAACAAAGCTGCAACCGCGATCTTGTTCGCGGGACTGCTCAGCGTTACCGGCCAGGCTGCAATGGCTGCCGAGAGCGTCAATTTTGTCAGCTGGGGCGGTAGCACCCAGGATGCGCAGAAACAGGCCTGGGCCGATCCGTTCAGCAAGGCCAGCGGCATCACCGTCGTGCAGGACGGCCCCACCGACTACGGCAAACTCAAGGCCATGGTCGAAAGCGGCAACGTGCAGTGGGACGTGGTCGATGTCGAAGCCGATTTCGCTCTGCGCGCCGCAGCCGAAGGCCTGCTCGAACCCCTCGATTTCAAAGTGATCCAGCGCGACAGGATCGACCCGCGCTTCGTCAGCGACCATGGCGTCGGTTCGTTTTTCTTCTCCTTTGTCCTGGGCTACAACGAAGGCAAGCTCGGCGCCAACAAACCGCAGGACTGGAGCGCACTGTTCGACACCAAGACCTTCCCCGGCAAACGCGCCCTGTATAAATGGCCAAGCCCCGGCGTGCTCGAACTGGCGCTGCTGGCCGATGGCGTTGCGGCCGACAAGCTCTATCCGCTGGATCTGGATCGCGCCTTCAAGAAACTCGACACCATCAAGAAAGACATCGTCTGGTGGGGCGGCGGCGCGCAGTCGCAGCAACTGCTGGCGTCCGGCGAAGCGAGCATGGGCCAGTTCTGGAACGGGCGCGTGCACGCCCTGCAAGAAGACGGCGCGCCGGTGGGCGTGAGCTGGAAACAGAACCTGGTCATGGCCGACATTCTGGTCATACCCAAGGGCGCGAAAAACAAGGACGCGGCGATGAAGTTCCTGGCCAACGCCAGCAGTGCCAAAGGCCAGGCCGACTTCTCCAACCTGACCGCTTACGCCCCGGTCAACCTCGACAGTGTGGAGCGTCTGGATTCGACGCTGGCCCCCAACCTGCCGACGGCCTACGCCAAGGATCAGATCACCCTTGATTTCGCGTACTGGGCCAAGAACGGTCCGGCCATCGCGACACGGTGGAACGAATGGCTGGTCAAATGA
- a CDS encoding FecCD family ABC transporter permease: MSRRLIRLLLVLLVLSLALVGGVAIGETAIEPSVVLQVLANKLWAAGYVLDPIDEGIVWNYRLTRVLVAAACGAGLATCGVILQSLLRNPLADPYLLGISAGASTGAVMVALLGVGAGVISLSAGAFAGAVTAFVLVIVLARISGSASGTGPIILAGIAGSQLFNALTAFLITRSASSEQARGIMFWLLGNLGGVRWPSVWLAVPVALLGLVVCLWHRRALDAFTFGADSAASLGIPVRRVQILLIGCAALVTAVMVSIVGSIGFVGLVIPHAARLLLGTGHARLLPASALGGAVFLIAADVLSRTLIKGQVIPVGVITALVGAPVFALILVGRRAAR, encoded by the coding sequence ATGAGCAGACGCCTGATCCGTTTATTGCTGGTCCTGCTGGTGCTTTCGCTGGCCTTGGTCGGCGGCGTGGCGATTGGCGAAACCGCAATCGAGCCGAGCGTGGTGCTACAGGTGCTGGCAAACAAGCTGTGGGCCGCCGGGTATGTGCTTGATCCGATCGACGAAGGCATCGTCTGGAATTACCGCCTGACCCGCGTATTGGTGGCGGCGGCCTGTGGTGCCGGCCTGGCGACATGCGGAGTGATCCTGCAATCGCTGTTGCGCAATCCGCTGGCCGACCCGTATTTGCTGGGCATCTCGGCCGGGGCTTCGACTGGCGCAGTGATGGTCGCCCTGCTCGGCGTCGGCGCCGGTGTGATTTCGCTGTCGGCCGGGGCATTTGCCGGGGCGGTCACTGCGTTCGTGCTGGTGATTGTACTGGCCCGGATCAGCGGTTCGGCCAGCGGCACCGGGCCAATCATTCTCGCGGGCATTGCCGGCTCGCAATTGTTCAACGCCCTCACGGCCTTTCTGATCACCCGCTCGGCCAGTTCCGAACAGGCGCGCGGGATCATGTTCTGGCTGCTCGGCAATCTCGGCGGCGTGCGTTGGCCTTCGGTGTGGCTGGCGGTGCCGGTGGCCCTGCTCGGGCTGGTGGTCTGCCTGTGGCATCGGCGCGCGCTCGACGCGTTTACCTTCGGCGCGGACTCGGCGGCGTCCCTCGGCATCCCGGTGCGCCGCGTGCAGATTTTGCTGATCGGCTGCGCCGCGCTGGTGACGGCGGTGATGGTGTCGATTGTCGGCTCGATCGGCTTTGTCGGCTTGGTGATTCCCCACGCCGCACGGCTGCTGCTCGGCACCGGGCATGCTCGGCTGCTGCCGGCCAGCGCTTTGGGTGGCGCGGTGTTTCTGATCGCCGCTGATGTGCTGTCGCGCACCCTGATCAAGGGTCAGGTGATTCCGGTGGGCGTCATCACTGCACTGGTCGGCGCACCGGTATTCGCCCTGATTCTGGTGGGCCGGAGAGCCGCACGATGA
- a CDS encoding ParD-like family protein: MGIVKISEDMHENLRVSSNALSRSINAQAEHWMRIGMLAELHPNLDHSAICRLLIRAEQNGGLDLHQLTQEAVSA, encoded by the coding sequence ATGGGCATCGTAAAGATTTCAGAGGATATGCACGAGAATCTGCGCGTCTCCAGCAATGCACTCAGCCGCTCGATCAACGCGCAGGCCGAGCACTGGATGCGCATCGGCATGCTCGCCGAATTGCACCCCAACCTCGACCACAGCGCCATTTGCCGCCTGCTGATCCGCGCCGAACAGAACGGCGGACTGGATCTGCATCAACTGACCCAGGAAGCCGTCAGCGCATGA
- a CDS encoding ABC transporter ATP-binding protein: protein MSAVIKDASAQNDKPLVSLRNLNKHYGDFAAVDNISLDIKDGEFLTFLGSSGSGKSTTLSMLAGFETPSSGEILVNGQSLVNVPPHKRDIGMVFQRYSLFPHLSVRDNIAFPLAIRKLATAEREKRVDAMLKLVQLEQFAHRRPSQLSGGQQQRVAIARALVYEPRILLMDEPLGALDKKLREDLQDELRQLHRRLGITIVYVTHDQEEAMRLSQRIAIFSHGKIVGLGSGYDLYQNPPNAFVASFLGNSNFLKLKAQGNAAASFEGQALSIRLTAGLHTDQDVLLMVRPEKALALSVQQAIDEPLAAGWNEVSAKVVEVLFLGESQTCSVVTSGGTSMTVKALSAAGMPLKAGDPVRVRWATADACVYTEWTEGDLNKAAGAH, encoded by the coding sequence ATGAGTGCCGTGATCAAAGACGCATCCGCGCAAAACGACAAACCGCTGGTCAGCCTGCGCAACCTGAACAAGCACTACGGCGACTTTGCCGCCGTCGACAACATCTCGCTGGACATCAAGGACGGTGAGTTCCTGACCTTTCTCGGCTCTAGTGGCTCGGGCAAGAGTACGACGCTGTCGATGCTCGCCGGGTTTGAGACGCCAAGCAGCGGCGAGATCCTCGTCAACGGCCAGTCGCTGGTCAACGTGCCGCCGCACAAGCGTGACATCGGCATGGTCTTTCAACGTTACTCGCTGTTCCCGCATCTGTCGGTGCGCGACAACATCGCGTTCCCGCTGGCGATCCGCAAACTGGCCACGGCCGAGCGTGAAAAACGTGTCGACGCGATGCTGAAACTGGTGCAGCTCGAACAGTTTGCCCATCGCCGCCCTTCGCAACTCTCCGGCGGTCAGCAACAGCGTGTCGCCATTGCGCGGGCGCTGGTTTACGAACCGCGCATCTTGCTGATGGACGAGCCTCTCGGTGCGCTGGATAAAAAGCTGCGCGAGGATTTGCAGGACGAGCTGCGCCAGTTGCACCGTCGCCTGGGCATCACCATCGTTTACGTGACCCACGATCAGGAAGAAGCCATGCGTTTGTCACAGCGCATCGCAATCTTCAGCCACGGCAAAATTGTCGGACTGGGCAGCGGCTATGATCTCTATCAGAATCCGCCGAACGCGTTTGTCGCCTCGTTTCTGGGCAACTCCAACTTTCTCAAGCTCAAGGCGCAGGGCAACGCGGCGGCGAGTTTCGAGGGGCAGGCGCTGTCGATTCGGCTGACAGCGGGGTTGCACACCGATCAGGATGTGTTGCTGATGGTACGCCCGGAAAAAGCGCTGGCGTTGAGCGTGCAGCAAGCGATTGATGAGCCGTTGGCGGCGGGTTGGAATGAGGTTTCGGCCAAGGTCGTGGAGGTGCTGTTTCTCGGTGAGAGCCAGACGTGCAGCGTGGTGACGTCGGGAGGGACTTCGATGACGGTGAAAGCGTTGTCAGCCGCGGGCATGCCGCTCAAGGCCGGGGACCCGGTGCGGGTGCGCTGGGCCACGGCGGATGCGTGCGTTTATACCGAGTGGACCGAGGGAGACCTCAACAAGGCTGCCGGTGCTCATTGA
- the map gene encoding type I methionyl aminopeptidase → MRNQIKLNTPAEIAESRAAGKLAAQVLAMLVPHVKAGVTTDELDRLCNDYIVNVQKAVPANVGYHGFPKTVCASVNDVVCHGIPSGTPLKDGDIVNLDIAVIKDGWFGDTSRMYVVGEATPEAQHLIKTTYEAMCAGIRAVRPGATLGDIGHAIQSLAEKEGFSVVREYCGHGIGKVYHDEPQILHYGFPNQGLKLKAGMIFTVEPMLNAGKRHVKNMPDGWTVLTKDGSLSAQWEHMVAVTETGFEVLTAWPDEIEGFTPIV, encoded by the coding sequence ATGAGAAACCAGATCAAGCTCAACACCCCGGCCGAGATCGCAGAATCCCGCGCGGCCGGCAAACTCGCCGCGCAAGTGCTGGCCATGCTGGTGCCGCATGTCAAAGCCGGTGTGACCACCGATGAGCTGGACCGGCTGTGCAACGATTACATCGTCAACGTGCAAAAAGCCGTGCCGGCCAATGTCGGTTATCACGGTTTTCCGAAAACCGTCTGTGCGTCGGTCAACGATGTGGTGTGTCACGGGATACCGTCGGGTACGCCGCTGAAGGACGGCGACATCGTCAACCTCGACATCGCGGTGATCAAGGACGGCTGGTTCGGCGACACCAGTCGCATGTACGTCGTCGGCGAAGCGACGCCCGAGGCGCAGCACCTGATCAAGACCACCTACGAGGCCATGTGCGCGGGCATTCGCGCCGTGCGTCCGGGGGCGACGCTGGGCGATATCGGCCATGCGATCCAGAGCCTGGCGGAGAAGGAGGGCTTCAGCGTGGTGCGCGAGTATTGCGGCCATGGCATTGGCAAGGTCTATCACGATGAGCCGCAGATTCTGCATTACGGCTTTCCCAATCAGGGCTTGAAGCTCAAGGCCGGAATGATTTTTACCGTCGAACCGATGCTCAATGCCGGCAAGCGTCATGTGAAGAACATGCCCGATGGCTGGACCGTGCTGACCAAGGATGGCTCGCTGTCGGCGCAGTGGGAGCATATGGTCGCGGTCACCGAGACCGGGTTTGAAGTGCTGACGGCGTGGCCGGATGAGATTGAAGGTTTTACGCCCATCGTCTGA
- a CDS encoding DUF1330 domain-containing protein yields MKAYWIAHVDIADADRYSQYTQRTPQAIAAFGGKFLARGGRSEAMEGRPTPQRTVIIEFGSYETAVACYRSAAYQDAKSYREEWARAEIIIVEAFAAP; encoded by the coding sequence ATGAAGGCGTACTGGATTGCTCATGTGGATATAGCCGATGCCGATCGCTACAGCCAATACACCCAACGCACGCCGCAGGCGATTGCCGCGTTCGGCGGAAAGTTTTTGGCCAGAGGCGGGCGCAGCGAGGCGATGGAAGGGCGGCCAACGCCGCAGCGCACCGTGATCATTGAGTTCGGGAGCTACGAAACAGCCGTGGCGTGCTATCGCTCGGCGGCGTATCAAGACGCGAAAAGTTACCGCGAGGAATGGGCGAGGGCGGAGATCATCATCGTCGAAGCCTTTGCTGCGCCTTAA
- a CDS encoding ABC transporter permease, producing MKIAATAPRPSTATGSAAGAAGSVFKQRWRGAGNLVPALLFLGLFFLAPLIGLLLRGVLEPVPGLGNYEQLFANSAYARVLLNTFSVAGLVTLFSLLLGFPLAWAITLVPRGWGRWILNIVLLSMWTSLLARTYSWLVLLQASGVINKALMALGIIDQPLEMVHNLTGVVIGMSYIMIPFIVLPLQATMQAIDPMILQAGSICGASPWTNFFRVFLPLCRPGLASGGLMVFVMSLGYYVTPALLGGAQNMMLPEFIIQQVQSFLNWGLASAGAALLIAITLVLFYFYLKLQPESPVGASNAR from the coding sequence ATGAAAATCGCGGCCACCGCGCCCCGTCCCTCCACGGCCACCGGGAGCGCCGCCGGCGCTGCCGGTTCGGTCTTCAAACAACGCTGGCGCGGCGCCGGCAACCTCGTTCCGGCGCTGCTGTTCCTCGGCCTGTTCTTTCTCGCGCCGTTGATTGGCTTGTTGTTGCGTGGCGTGCTCGAACCTGTGCCGGGCCTGGGCAACTACGAACAACTGTTCGCCAACTCGGCGTATGCGCGGGTGCTGCTCAACACCTTTTCAGTGGCCGGGCTGGTGACGCTGTTCAGCCTGTTGCTGGGCTTTCCGCTGGCCTGGGCGATTACGCTGGTGCCGCGCGGCTGGGGGCGCTGGATCCTCAATATCGTGCTGCTGTCGATGTGGACCAGCCTGCTCGCCCGCACTTACTCCTGGCTGGTGCTGTTGCAAGCATCCGGCGTGATCAACAAGGCGCTGATGGCGCTGGGCATCATCGATCAGCCGCTGGAGATGGTGCACAACCTCACCGGTGTGGTGATCGGCATGAGCTACATCATGATCCCGTTCATCGTGCTGCCGTTGCAGGCGACCATGCAGGCCATCGACCCGATGATCCTGCAGGCCGGTTCCATCTGCGGCGCCAGCCCATGGACCAACTTCTTCCGGGTGTTCCTGCCGCTGTGTCGGCCGGGTCTGGCGTCCGGGGGTTTGATGGTGTTCGTGATGTCGCTCGGTTACTACGTCACCCCGGCGTTGCTCGGCGGCGCGCAGAACATGATGCTGCCGGAGTTCATCATTCAGCAGGTGCAGTCGTTCCTCAACTGGGGCCTGGCGAGTGCCGGTGCGGCGTTGTTGATCGCGATCACTTTGGTGCTGTTCTACTTCTACCTGAAGCTACAGCCGGAATCCCCGGTTGGCGCCAGTAACGCGAGGTAA
- a CDS encoding ABC transporter ATP-binding protein codes for MNNVLSCAGLAFNVRGAQLLDGISLDVQRGETLGIVGPNGSGKSTLLKLLAGLREPSAGQVQLAGQVLGRMSRRSIAQTLAVVEQQADTDDGIRVFDAVALGRTPWLSALQPWSDADESIVQQALVDVDAVHLRNRLWRSLSGGERQRVHIARALAQRPQILLLDEPANHLDIQHQLSILQVVRALPVTTLIALHDLNQALKCDRLAVLERGRLVALGEPLQVLTPERLQTTFGVRAHYLTDPFDGAQILRFHS; via the coding sequence ATGAACAACGTTCTGAGCTGTGCCGGGCTGGCATTCAACGTGCGCGGTGCGCAATTGCTTGACGGCATCAGTCTGGACGTCCAGCGCGGCGAGACGCTGGGCATTGTCGGGCCGAACGGCTCGGGTAAATCGACGTTGCTCAAATTGCTCGCCGGCCTGCGCGAACCGAGCGCGGGCCAGGTGCAGCTTGCCGGTCAGGTACTCGGCAGAATGTCACGGCGCAGCATTGCGCAAACACTCGCCGTGGTTGAACAACAGGCCGACACCGACGATGGCATTCGCGTGTTCGACGCCGTCGCGCTGGGGCGCACACCCTGGTTGTCGGCGCTGCAACCCTGGTCGGACGCCGACGAGAGCATCGTCCAACAAGCCTTGGTCGACGTCGACGCCGTGCACCTGCGCAACCGCCTCTGGCGCAGCCTCTCCGGCGGTGAACGGCAACGCGTGCACATCGCTCGGGCGCTGGCGCAGCGACCACAGATTCTGCTGCTCGACGAGCCGGCCAACCACCTCGACATTCAGCATCAGTTGAGCATTCTGCAAGTGGTGCGCGCACTGCCGGTGACTACGTTGATCGCTCTGCACGACCTCAATCAGGCGCTCAAATGCGATCGCCTGGCAGTGCTGGAGCGCGGGCGTCTGGTCGCGCTTGGCGAGCCGCTGCAAGTGCTGACGCCAGAGCGTTTACAGACGACTTTCGGGGTCAGGGCGCACTATCTGACGGACCCGTTCGACGGCGCGCAGATTCTACGCTTTCATTCGTGA
- a CDS encoding ABC transporter substrate-binding protein, with product MLLPRVVTLITGLGLSALAQAAPTDYPLTIENCGSPLTFQQAPTRTVTIGQAGTEMLYALGLGDKVVGTSLWFNDVLAEYKPQNDKIERLADNEPSFEAVIGKRPQLVAVELEWMVGPQGAVGTREQFHELKIPTYLLPSDCEAKDNLVGSDGTRLAPFRIDSIYKGVSQLAAIFDVQARGAQLNDQLKASLAQSIATAKRTQRKDLSALVWFSSAEMDIEPFVAGHKGVPDFMLSTLGVRNVVESDEEWPTVGWETLAKANPTFLVIARMDRRRFPADDYQKKLAFLRSDPVTRNMDAVKHNRIIILDAMAMQASLRTFAGLEQLATAISGFDLSQ from the coding sequence ATGCTGCTGCCCCGCGTTGTCACCCTGATTACCGGCCTGGGCCTGAGCGCCCTGGCTCAAGCGGCGCCAACCGACTATCCACTGACGATAGAAAACTGCGGCAGCCCCCTCACTTTCCAGCAGGCGCCCACCCGCACGGTGACCATCGGTCAGGCCGGCACGGAAATGCTCTATGCCTTGGGTCTGGGCGACAAAGTCGTCGGCACGTCGCTGTGGTTCAACGATGTGCTTGCGGAATACAAACCGCAGAACGACAAAATCGAGCGCCTGGCCGATAACGAACCGAGTTTCGAAGCGGTGATCGGCAAGCGCCCGCAACTGGTCGCCGTGGAGCTGGAATGGATGGTCGGTCCGCAAGGCGCGGTGGGCACCCGCGAGCAGTTTCACGAATTGAAGATTCCGACCTATTTGTTGCCCTCCGACTGCGAGGCCAAGGACAACCTCGTCGGTTCCGACGGCACGCGGCTGGCGCCGTTTCGCATCGACAGCATTTATAAAGGCGTGAGCCAACTGGCGGCGATCTTCGACGTGCAGGCACGCGGCGCACAGCTCAATGATCAGCTCAAGGCCAGCCTCGCCCAGTCGATTGCCACCGCCAAACGCACGCAGCGCAAAGACCTCAGCGCACTGGTGTGGTTCTCCAGCGCTGAGATGGACATTGAGCCGTTCGTGGCCGGGCACAAAGGCGTTCCCGATTTCATGCTCAGCACTTTAGGCGTGCGCAATGTCGTCGAGTCGGATGAAGAATGGCCGACCGTCGGCTGGGAAACCCTCGCCAAGGCCAACCCGACGTTCCTGGTCATCGCGCGCATGGATCGTCGGCGCTTCCCGGCTGACGACTATCAGAAAAAACTCGCCTTCCTGCGCAGCGATCCCGTGACGCGCAACATGGACGCGGTCAAACACAACCGCATCATCATCCTCGACGCCATGGCGATGCAGGCCAGCCTGCGCACCTTCGCGGGTCTCGAACAACTGGCCACGGCCATCAGCGGCTTCGATCTTTCGCAATGA
- a CDS encoding ABC transporter permease, translated as MLLTPNAMSRRMRFGLYATTGLIGLFLLLPIVFIVLLSFGSSQWLVFPPPGWTLKWYGQFFSNPDWMNAAAASLKVAVLTTICAVALGLPTAFALVRGRFPGREMLYGLFTLPMIVPLVIIAVAVYALFLKLGYTGTMFAFVVSHVIVALPFTIISIINSLKLFDQSIEDAAVICGASRLQAVFKVTFPAIRPGMVAGALFAFLVSWDEVVLSVMMASPTLQTLPVKMWTTLRQDLTPVIAVASTLLIGLSVLVMVIAAALRRRNEISA; from the coding sequence ATGCTCCTGACTCCCAATGCCATGAGCCGGCGGATGCGCTTCGGCTTGTATGCAACCACCGGGCTGATCGGTCTGTTCCTGCTGTTGCCGATCGTGTTCATCGTGCTGCTGTCGTTCGGCTCATCGCAGTGGCTGGTGTTTCCGCCGCCGGGCTGGACGCTGAAATGGTACGGCCAGTTCTTTTCCAACCCCGACTGGATGAACGCCGCCGCCGCCAGCCTCAAGGTTGCCGTGCTGACCACGATCTGCGCGGTGGCGCTCGGTTTGCCAACCGCGTTTGCCTTGGTGCGCGGCCGTTTTCCCGGACGGGAAATGCTCTACGGCCTGTTCACCCTGCCGATGATCGTGCCGTTGGTGATCATCGCCGTGGCGGTGTACGCGCTGTTTCTCAAGCTCGGTTACACCGGGACGATGTTCGCTTTCGTGGTCAGCCACGTGATCGTCGCCTTGCCGTTTACCATCATCTCGATCATCAACTCGCTGAAGCTGTTCGATCAGTCGATTGAAGACGCCGCGGTGATCTGCGGCGCCTCGCGCCTGCAAGCGGTGTTCAAGGTGACGTTCCCGGCGATTCGTCCGGGCATGGTCGCCGGCGCCCTCTTCGCCTTCCTGGTTTCGTGGGACGAAGTGGTGCTCAGCGTGATGATGGCAAGTCCCACACTGCAAACCCTGCCCGTGAAAATGTGGACCACCCTGCGCCAGGACCTGACCCCGGTGATCGCCGTCGCTTCGACGCTGCTGATCGGCCTGTCGGTGTTAGTCATGGTGATCGCCGCCGCCCTGCGCCGGCGCAACGAAATCAGCGCCTGA